One window of Delphinus delphis chromosome 12, mDelDel1.2, whole genome shotgun sequence genomic DNA carries:
- the PDCL3 gene encoding phosducin-like protein 3 isoform X1 yields MGLIRGWRGRSSPNPARLVKRKLRAALASFASSVLQDPNADTEWNDILRKKGILPSKESLKDLEKQAEEEEQRVLQQSIVKTYEDMTLEELEDNEDEFNEEDERAIAMYRQQRLAEWKATQLKNKFGEVLEISGKDYVQEVTKAGEGLWVILHLYRQGIPLCALINQHFIGLARKFPDVKFIKAISTTCIPNYPDRNLPTIFVYLEGDIKAQFIGPLVFGGMNLTMDELEWKLSESGAVKTSLEENPKKPIEDVLLSSVLCSVPARRASDSEDD; encoded by the exons ATGGGTTTGATTAGGGGCTGGAGAGGACGATCATCTCCGAATCCAGCGCGTCTGGTGAAGAGGAAACTCAGGGCTGCCCTGGCCTCCTTTGCATCCTCTGTCCTTCAG GACCCCAATGCAGACACCGAGTGGAATGACATCTTACGCAAAAAGGGCATCTTGCCCTCAAAGGAGAGTTTGAAAGATCTGGAGAAGCAGGCAGAAGAGGAGGAGCAGCGGGTCCTTCAGCAGTCCATTG TGAAAACTTATGAAGACATGACTTTGGAAGAACTGGAGGATAATGAAGACGAATTTAATGAGGAAGACGAACGTGCAATTGCAATGTACAG GCAGCAAAGACTGGCGGAGTGGAAAGCAACccaactgaagaataaatttGGAGAAGTTTTGGAAATCTCAGGAAAGGATTATGTTCAAGAAGTTACCAAAGCCGGTGAGGGCTTGTGGGTCATCTTGCACCTTTACAGACAAGG GATTCCCCTGTGTGCCCTGATAAATCAGCACTTTATTGGACTTGCCAGGAAGTTTCCTGATGTCAAATTTATCAAAGCCATATCAACCACCTGCATACCCAACTATCCTGATAGGAATCTGCCCACAATATTTGTGTACCTTGAAGGTGATATCAAGGCTCAGTTTATTGGACCTCTGGTGTTCGGTGGCATGAACCTGACAATGGATG AGTTGGAGTGGAAATTGTCTGAGTCTGGAGCAGTCAAGACAAGCCTGGAGGAAAACCCTAAGAAACCCATAGAAGATGTGCTGCTTTCGTCCGTGCTGTGCTCCGTCCCCGCCAGGAGGGCCAGTGATTCCGAGGATGACTAA
- the PDCL3 gene encoding phosducin-like protein 3 isoform X2 — translation MQDPNADTEWNDILRKKGILPSKESLKDLEKQAEEEEQRVLQQSIVKTYEDMTLEELEDNEDEFNEEDERAIAMYRQQRLAEWKATQLKNKFGEVLEISGKDYVQEVTKAGEGLWVILHLYRQGIPLCALINQHFIGLARKFPDVKFIKAISTTCIPNYPDRNLPTIFVYLEGDIKAQFIGPLVFGGMNLTMDELEWKLSESGAVKTSLEENPKKPIEDVLLSSVLCSVPARRASDSEDD, via the exons ATGCAG GACCCCAATGCAGACACCGAGTGGAATGACATCTTACGCAAAAAGGGCATCTTGCCCTCAAAGGAGAGTTTGAAAGATCTGGAGAAGCAGGCAGAAGAGGAGGAGCAGCGGGTCCTTCAGCAGTCCATTG TGAAAACTTATGAAGACATGACTTTGGAAGAACTGGAGGATAATGAAGACGAATTTAATGAGGAAGACGAACGTGCAATTGCAATGTACAG GCAGCAAAGACTGGCGGAGTGGAAAGCAACccaactgaagaataaatttGGAGAAGTTTTGGAAATCTCAGGAAAGGATTATGTTCAAGAAGTTACCAAAGCCGGTGAGGGCTTGTGGGTCATCTTGCACCTTTACAGACAAGG GATTCCCCTGTGTGCCCTGATAAATCAGCACTTTATTGGACTTGCCAGGAAGTTTCCTGATGTCAAATTTATCAAAGCCATATCAACCACCTGCATACCCAACTATCCTGATAGGAATCTGCCCACAATATTTGTGTACCTTGAAGGTGATATCAAGGCTCAGTTTATTGGACCTCTGGTGTTCGGTGGCATGAACCTGACAATGGATG AGTTGGAGTGGAAATTGTCTGAGTCTGGAGCAGTCAAGACAAGCCTGGAGGAAAACCCTAAGAAACCCATAGAAGATGTGCTGCTTTCGTCCGTGCTGTGCTCCGTCCCCGCCAGGAGGGCCAGTGATTCCGAGGATGACTAA
- the NMS gene encoding neuromedin-S: MKHLLAQFPSILAIYCFCLLQIPSSGFPRPLADPPDGLDIVKLERLAYWATLSRQPKDNQDIYKRFLFHYSRTQKPTHPVKTGFPPVNSLMRLAAKLANQRMKRFRQRDSGAAAEHLTKKDHTATLERPFFLFRPRNGRNLDLSTW, encoded by the exons ATGAAGCATCTTCTTGCCCAATTCCCATCCATTTTGGCCATTTATTGCTTCTGCCTACTACAGATTCCCTCCTCAG GATTTCCTCGACCTTTAGCTGATCCTCCAGATGGCTTGGATATCGTGAAGCTTGAG cGGCTGGCATATTGGGCAACTCTTTCTAGACAACCTAAG GATAATCAAGACATATACAAAAGG tttttatttcattactcCAGAACTCAGAAGCCTACGCATCCAGTTAAAACCGGG TTTCCTCCTGTGAATTCTCTAATGCGTCTGGCTGCTAAGCTGGCCAACCAAAGGATGAAAAGATTTCGGCAGCGC GATTCCGGAGCTGCTGCAGAGCATCTTACCAAGA AGGATCACACTGCCACCTTGGAAAGaccatttttccttttcagg ccaaggAATGGAAGAAACCTTGACCTTAGCACCTGGTAG